From the Candidatus Methylomirabilota bacterium genome, the window TTCGGGGACCCCGCGGCGAGCGTGATCACCACGGTTCCGGTGGGATACTTCCCCTTCGGAGTCGCGGTGAACCCGACGACCAATCAGGCCGTCGTCACCAACGTCGGCGACCTCACGCTCTCGGTCATCGACCTCGGGACCAAGCAGCTCGTGCGCACCATCCCGCTGGCGGGCGCCACGAACCCGACCTACGTCGCCGTCAATCCGTCCACGAACCTCGCGGTGGTCGTGGACCAAGACTTCGTCGGCGCCAGCAGCGCGATCCTGGTCGACGTCGCGAGCGGTCAGGTCCTGAGGACCTTGCGGGTGGGCGTGGGGGCGACGCTCCCGGCGGTCGATCCCGGGCTCGACGAGGCGCTGGTGGCCAACTCGCTCGATGACTCGCTCGCGCTCATCGACCTCGGCCGGCGCCGGGTCGACCGGACGATCCCCGTGGGACAGCTCCCCCAGGGGGTCGCGATCGACGCCGGAGCCCACCGGGCGATGGTGGCCGACACGACCAGCAACGACATCCTGTTCGTCGACCTCCAGACCTTCGCCCTGGGCGACGTCGTCAAGCTGGGGTCGGGGGGAGCCGAGGCTCCCTTCGACCTCGCCTGGGACGTCGCCGGGAAGGTCGCGATCGCGACCAGTGCCGCCGTCGGGCCGGTCACGCGGAACAACCTGATCCTCATCGATCTCCCCCGCTGACCTCGTCGGCCACCGACGCCGCGACGCTGCTCCTCTGCTCGGCGGCGCTGGAGACGGCCGACGCGTCGGCGCTGACGCGGGCGCTGAGCGCCCCGCTCGATCCCGACGTCCTGGTGGCTGCCCTCCGCCGGCGGCGAGTCGGCCCCCTCGCCTATTCGATCCTCCGCCGCCTCGGCGGGCCACCCGGGTTGCTGGCGTCGCTCGAATCCGACTACTACGGCGCCGCCCGGCGGCATGCCGCGCTCTCGCGTCAGCTCGCCGAACTCCTCGACGCCCTCCGGGCGGCTTCCGTCCCCGTTCTCGTCCTCAAGGGCATGGCGCTGGCCGAGCCCGTCTACGGGAACCCGGCCCTGCGTCCGATGGAGGACATCGACCTGCTCGTCCGGCGCCACGATGTCCCCCGAGCCCGCACGGCGCTCGAGCCGCTGGGATACGCCGCGCCGTACGCCGAGCAGGACCTCGATCGGCGCGCCGCCACGGTGCTGGTGCCGTCGGCGACCCCCTCCGCGCGGGCGGTGGTCGATCTCCACTGGGCACTGGTCGACGCGAAGTCGGGCCCGACGGCAGGCCGCTGGGCCGATGGCGTCTGGGAGCGGGCCCGCGCGGTCACGCTCGGCGGGAGCGCGGCCCGGACGCTGTCGCCCGGCGACGCCGTGATCCACGCGTGCGTTCACCTGGCCGTGAACCACGGGCTCCAGGGGCTGCTCTGGTACTGCGACCTCGCGATGATGGCCAGAGCGTGGCAGGGCGACCTCGACTGGGCGGACCTGGCGGCCCGGGTGGCGGACGCGCGGCTGACGGGCGCCGTCTACGCCGCGCTCGCCGGCGCGCGGTCCACGGTCGGCCTCGACGTCCCCGTCTCCGTGCTGGCCCGCCTGCGCCCGCGCTCAGGGCGCATCGCGCTGCTCGAGCGCTGGCTCCTCCCCCGGATCGCCACGCTCGGCTCGATCCCGTACCAGGACTACCTGGTGCCGCTCTTCCTGCTCGACCGGGGGCGCGACGTCATGTCGCTGGGACTCCGGCGCCTTCGAGGTCGGTGAGGGCCGCCAGGCCCGCGTTCGGATCGTGGAAGAGAGAGACGAGGCCGGCCGCGCGCACCTCCTGTTCGAACTCAGCCGCCGGGAACCGGTGCTCGTAGTGCCCGAGCGCTCTTCCGTGAGGCGCGACGCGGAAGACGTCACCGTACTCCGGGCGCCAGTCCGCGCCGCTGAGCCAGGCGACGAGTTGCGTCAGCCGCATCGGGAGTCGACTCGGCGGGGGCTGGGCCACGAAATAGCTCACCACGATGCGGCCGCCCGGATTCAATGCCGCCGTGACCTTCCGGAGCGTGTCGATCCGGACCCGGGACTGCGGGACGTAGCTGTAGCAGTGGTTGGCGAAGATGACCACATCGAAGCGTGAGGCGAGGGGAAGCGTCTCGATCGCGCCCGTGATGAGCTGGGTGGCCAGCCCACGGTCACTTAAGGTCCGGCGGGCGACCGTGATGGCCCGGGGAGACAGGTCGAGGCCGACCGCCCGATAACCGCTCTCGAGCAGGGCCAGCAACTCCCGTCCAGTCCCGCATCCGACCACCAGAATGTCGTCCTCGCGCTTCACGAGCCGCAGGTAGAGATCCCGCTCCCAGAACGTCAGGCCGGACGCGATGTAGGCCTGGGAGTCATTGGCGTCCGCCTCGTCCCACTCGCTCCGGATGGCCTGACGGAGCTCCTCGAGCCGGACCGTGCCGGCCGCCGCGTAGGAGGGCAGCGCCGCGGCCCGCTCGAGGAGGCGCCCCAGCCGGGAGAGACTCGAGAAGACGGCGTCGCGGAGGAGTCCCACCCGATCAGGCGCCGAGGGGCCCGAGACGCACGGCCGGCGCCGCTCTCATGCCCGCCAGTCCCGGGTCAGGTCCCGCACCGACGCCAGGAGCGCCCCTTCGTCCGCGGTGGCGAGGCGGCCCTGGCGGACGACCGGGGCGCCGTGCACCCACACGTCGGTGATCGCCTGCGGCGAGAGGGCATAGACGACGCTCTTGAGCAGCCGGGTCGGGGGATGGAGCGAGGGGTGGCCGAGGTCGAGCGCCACCAGGTCGGCGAGCTGCCCGGGCGCCACCTCTCCCAGGGGCAGCCCCAGCACCTCGCCGCCACCCGCCGTGCCGAGCCGGAACGCCTCCTCGGCGGTGAACACGGTGCCGTCGAGGTGGGTGACCTTCTGGAGGAGCGCGGCCATCCGCATCTCCTCGAAGACCGACAGCCGGTTGTTCGTGCAGCCTCCGTCGGTGCCGAGCGCCACCGGGATCCCGAGGGCTCGCATCTCGCGGAGCTTGGTGACGCCGTCACCCAGGATCATGTTGGACG encodes:
- a CDS encoding methyltransferase domain-containing protein: MGLLRDAVFSSLSRLGRLLERAAALPSYAAAGTVRLEELRQAIRSEWDEADANDSQAYIASGLTFWERDLYLRLVKREDDILVVGCGTGRELLALLESGYRAVGLDLSPRAITVARRTLSDRGLATQLITGAIETLPLASRFDVVIFANHCYSYVPQSRVRIDTLRKVTAALNPGGRIVVSYFVAQPPPSRLPMRLTQLVAWLSGADWRPEYGDVFRVAPHGRALGHYEHRFPAAEFEQEVRAAGLVSLFHDPNAGLAALTDLEGAGVPAT
- a CDS encoding YncE family protein; protein product: VLFCGATCTPIPAVPLLANPPVQINATIPASLLTTPGVYAVRVFNPPPGGGLSFDQPFTVRVPAPPPPGYTVSVLPVPTVAGHPEHVTLVAPGVAAVTLQDRVQLVSLAGKSLIDAPIGVPSTAGFLGDIDADPARGIFVVTDPAGDTASVVEVNFGDPAASVITTVPVGYFPFGVAVNPTTNQAVVTNVGDLTLSVIDLGTKQLVRTIPLAGATNPTYVAVNPSTNLAVVVDQDFVGASSAILVDVASGQVLRTLRVGVGATLPAVDPGLDEALVANSLDDSLALIDLGRRRVDRTIPVGQLPQGVAIDAGAHRAMVADTTSNDILFVDLQTFALGDVVKLGSGGAEAPFDLAWDVAGKVAIATSAAVGPVTRNNLILIDLPR
- a CDS encoding nucleotidyltransferase family protein, translating into MSAPLDPDVLVAALRRRRVGPLAYSILRRLGGPPGLLASLESDYYGAARRHAALSRQLAELLDALRAASVPVLVLKGMALAEPVYGNPALRPMEDIDLLVRRHDVPRARTALEPLGYAAPYAEQDLDRRAATVLVPSATPSARAVVDLHWALVDAKSGPTAGRWADGVWERARAVTLGGSAARTLSPGDAVIHACVHLAVNHGLQGLLWYCDLAMMARAWQGDLDWADLAARVADARLTGAVYAALAGARSTVGLDVPVSVLARLRPRSGRIALLERWLLPRIATLGSIPYQDYLVPLFLLDRGRDVMSLGLRRLRGR